One genomic segment of uncultured Fretibacterium sp. includes these proteins:
- a CDS encoding phosphoribosylaminoimidazolesuccinocarboxamide synthase — protein MQKRERLYEGKAKKVYATDDARFYIIEYKDDATAFNGEKKGTIAGKGVVNNRMSNILFRMLEANGVETHFVEELNDRETVVKAVKIVPLEVIVRNVAAGSFSKRFGVEEGRELKAPTLEYCLKDDALGDPMINDSQILALGVATEEELRTMGGLALRINGLLKDYFSRIGVRLVDFKIELGRYEGRIVLADEISPDTCRFWDAETNRKLDKDRFRRDLGGVEDAYREMFERVSR, from the coding sequence ATGCAGAAGCGCGAGCGGCTTTACGAGGGCAAGGCCAAGAAGGTCTACGCGACCGACGACGCCCGGTTTTACATCATCGAGTACAAGGACGACGCCACGGCGTTCAACGGGGAGAAGAAGGGGACGATCGCCGGCAAGGGCGTGGTGAACAACCGGATGAGCAACATCCTGTTCCGCATGCTGGAGGCGAACGGGGTGGAGACGCACTTCGTGGAGGAGCTGAACGACCGGGAGACCGTTGTGAAGGCGGTGAAGATCGTCCCACTGGAGGTCATCGTGCGCAACGTGGCGGCGGGCTCCTTCTCGAAGCGCTTCGGCGTCGAGGAGGGGCGGGAGCTGAAGGCCCCCACCCTGGAGTACTGTCTGAAGGACGACGCGCTGGGCGACCCGATGATCAACGACTCGCAGATCCTCGCCCTGGGGGTGGCGACGGAGGAGGAGCTGCGGACGATGGGGGGCCTGGCTCTTCGGATCAACGGCCTTCTGAAGGACTATTTCTCGCGGATCGGGGTCCGGCTGGTGGACTTCAAGATCGAGCTGGGACGTTACGAGGGGCGCATCGTCCTGGCGGACGAGATCTCGCCCGACACCTGCCGGTTCTGGGACGCGGAGACGAACCGCAAGCTGGACAAGGACCGCTTCCGCCGGGACCTGGGCGGCGTGGAGGACGCCTATCGGGAGATGTTCGAGCGGGTGAGCCGCTAG
- the purF gene encoding amidophosphoribosyltransferase — translation MDHLYGPYGRASRGFEDDSLHEECGVIGVYRESEDAARPVYYGLYALQHRGQESAGIAVNRGGRIEPFKGLGLTGEVFRGDVLAGLSGNIAIGHVRYSTAGGGDVRNAQPLAARCRLGEIALAHNGNLVNADSIQETLSDAGVIFQTTTDSESILHLICQNGNSRGIEAGIRNAMSLMKGAYVLVLTMGDRLIGVRDPHGLHPLCLGRLGDGWVLASESCALDALDAAFVRDVEPGEIVIVDAGGPRSLGPSHWCRKSLCVFELIYFARPDSVVDGVSVYDFRRRSGALLAAQNPIEADMVMAVPDSGVPAAIGYAEASGIPYGEGLIKNKYIGRTFIQPTKEMREDSVRIKLSPIRYNIEGKRLIVIDDSIVRGTTCRRIVGQLRDSGAREVHVCITSPPVRYSCYFGIDTPYRENLIAVRKSEEEIRDFLGADSLTYLSEDGLSAACEGRRLYCRACFDGEYPMEVPAGARPSAFCKEGKAPDLPRP, via the coding sequence ATGGACCATCTCTATGGCCCTTATGGCCGGGCCTCTCGCGGTTTCGAGGACGACTCGCTGCACGAGGAGTGCGGCGTCATCGGGGTGTACCGGGAGTCGGAGGATGCGGCCAGGCCGGTATACTACGGTCTTTACGCGCTCCAGCACCGGGGGCAGGAGAGCGCGGGCATCGCCGTGAACCGCGGCGGGCGCATCGAACCCTTCAAGGGGCTGGGGCTGACCGGCGAGGTCTTCCGCGGGGACGTCCTCGCGGGTCTCTCGGGGAACATCGCCATCGGGCACGTGCGCTACTCCACCGCGGGCGGGGGCGACGTGCGCAACGCCCAGCCGCTCGCGGCGCGGTGCCGGCTGGGCGAGATCGCCCTAGCACACAACGGCAACCTGGTCAACGCGGACAGCATCCAGGAGACCCTGTCGGACGCCGGGGTGATCTTCCAGACCACGACGGACTCGGAGTCGATCCTGCACCTCATCTGCCAGAACGGGAACAGCCGCGGGATCGAGGCGGGTATCCGCAACGCGATGAGCCTGATGAAGGGGGCCTATGTGCTGGTGCTGACGATGGGCGACCGGCTGATCGGCGTGCGCGACCCGCACGGCCTGCACCCGCTGTGCCTCGGCAGGCTCGGCGACGGGTGGGTGCTGGCCTCGGAGAGCTGCGCGCTCGACGCGCTGGACGCGGCGTTCGTCCGGGACGTGGAGCCGGGCGAGATCGTGATCGTGGACGCCGGCGGGCCCCGCAGCCTGGGGCCGTCTCACTGGTGCCGCAAGAGCCTCTGCGTGTTCGAGCTCATCTACTTCGCCCGCCCGGACAGCGTGGTGGACGGGGTGAGCGTCTACGATTTCCGGCGGCGCTCCGGCGCCCTGCTCGCGGCGCAGAACCCGATCGAGGCGGACATGGTGATGGCGGTGCCCGACTCGGGCGTCCCGGCGGCCATCGGCTACGCGGAGGCGTCCGGGATCCCCTACGGCGAGGGGCTGATCAAGAACAAATACATCGGCCGGACCTTCATCCAGCCCACGAAGGAGATGCGCGAGGACTCGGTGCGCATCAAACTCTCACCGATCCGGTACAATATAGAGGGGAAGCGCCTGATCGTGATCGACGACTCCATCGTCCGGGGCACGACGTGCCGCCGCATCGTGGGGCAGCTGCGGGACTCCGGCGCGCGTGAGGTGCACGTCTGCATCACGTCGCCCCCGGTCCGCTATTCCTGTTATTTCGGGATCGACACGCCCTACAGGGAGAACCTGATTGCGGTGCGGAAGTCCGAGGAGGAGATCCGGGACTTCCTGGGCGCGGACTCGCTGACGTACCTGAGCGAGGACGGCCTCTCTGCGGCCTGCGAGGGCAGGCGGCTGTACTGCAGGGCCTGCTTCGACGGGGAGTACCCCATGGAGGTCCCAGCCGGCGCGCGCCCCTCGGCCTTCTGTAAGGAGGGGAAGGCCCCGGACCTCCCCCGGCCATAG
- a CDS encoding IMP dehydrogenase produces the protein MAHFYEEPSHTFSEYLLVPSYSSADCIPANVSLRTPLCRFRRGERPPLEMNIPLTSAIMQSVSDDRLAIALAREGGVSFIYGSQTVEREAEMVRRVKRYKAGFVANDSSIGPDQTLTDILSLRERTGHTTVAVTHDGSLTGRLLGIVTSRDYRESRMTPATPVRDFMTPIEKLVYARDGVTLSEANDLLWEHKLNALPVVDERGHMVAFVFRKDYSMHKENPLELLDARKRYVVGAGINTRDYAERVPALVDAGADVLCIDSSEGFTEWQRRTLSWVRDRYGDAVRVGGGNVVDADGFRFLAEAGADFVKVGIGGGSICITREAKGIGRGQATAVIEVARARDAYFEETGVYVPVCSDGGIVMDYHITLALAMGADFCMLGRYFARFDESPTNKVMVNGNFVKEYWGEGSSRARNWQRYDTGDAGAEQKLSFEEGVDSYVPYAGSLRDNVAETLSKVRSTFCNCGALSIPEMREKARLTLVSPMTISEGGAHDVLMKETMKRGGK, from the coding sequence ATGGCCCATTTTTACGAGGAACCGTCGCACACGTTTTCCGAATATCTGCTGGTCCCCTCCTATTCGTCAGCGGACTGCATCCCCGCCAACGTATCCCTGCGGACGCCGCTCTGCCGCTTCCGGCGGGGGGAACGGCCCCCGTTGGAGATGAACATTCCGCTGACCTCGGCAATCATGCAGTCGGTCTCGGACGACCGGCTGGCGATTGCCCTGGCACGGGAGGGCGGCGTGTCGTTCATCTACGGTTCCCAGACCGTGGAGCGCGAGGCCGAGATGGTGCGGCGCGTCAAGCGTTACAAGGCCGGGTTCGTCGCCAACGACTCGTCCATCGGCCCGGACCAGACGCTCACCGACATCCTGAGCCTCCGGGAGAGGACGGGACACACCACCGTCGCGGTCACGCACGACGGGTCCCTGACGGGGCGCCTCCTGGGCATCGTCACGAGCCGCGACTACCGCGAGAGCCGCATGACGCCCGCCACGCCCGTGCGGGACTTCATGACGCCCATCGAAAAGCTGGTCTACGCCCGGGACGGCGTGACGCTGAGCGAGGCCAACGACCTCCTCTGGGAGCACAAGCTGAACGCGCTGCCGGTGGTGGACGAACGGGGGCACATGGTGGCGTTCGTGTTCCGAAAGGACTATTCGATGCACAAGGAGAACCCGCTGGAGCTGCTGGACGCGCGGAAGCGCTACGTGGTCGGGGCGGGGATCAACACGCGCGACTACGCGGAGCGCGTCCCGGCTCTGGTGGACGCTGGGGCGGACGTGCTGTGCATCGACTCGTCCGAGGGCTTCACGGAGTGGCAGCGTCGCACGCTCTCCTGGGTCCGCGACCGCTACGGGGACGCGGTGCGGGTCGGGGGTGGGAACGTCGTGGACGCGGACGGGTTCCGCTTCCTGGCCGAAGCGGGGGCGGACTTCGTCAAGGTGGGGATCGGCGGCGGGTCCATCTGCATCACGCGCGAGGCCAAGGGAATAGGGCGCGGGCAGGCCACGGCCGTGATCGAGGTGGCGCGGGCGCGCGACGCCTACTTCGAGGAGACGGGCGTCTACGTGCCGGTCTGCTCCGACGGCGGCATCGTGATGGACTATCACATCACGCTGGCCCTGGCGATGGGCGCGGACTTCTGCATGTTGGGGCGCTACTTCGCGCGGTTCGACGAGAGCCCGACGAACAAGGTGATGGTGAACGGGAACTTCGTCAAGGAGTACTGGGGCGAGGGTTCCTCGCGCGCACGGAACTGGCAGCGCTACGACACGGGCGACGCCGGCGCGGAGCAGAAGCTGTCGTTCGAGGAGGGCGTGGACTCCTACGTGCCCTACGCGGGCAGCCTGAGGGACAACGTGGCGGAGACCCTCAGCAAGGTGCGCTCGACGTTCTGCAACTGCGGGGCGCTCTCCATCCCCGAGATGCGGGAGAAGGCGCGCCTGACCCTGGTTTCGCCCATGACGATCTCCGAGGGCGGGGCGCACGACG